A segment of the Acidimicrobiales bacterium genome:
AGCACGCGAGATCGCCGGTGAGCGCCGGGCGGCCGTGCTGATCCTCACCGCCTTCAGCCAGCGCAACCTCATCGAGGAGGCCCGGGACGCGGGCGCCCTCGCCTACCTGGTCAAGCCGTTCCAGACCAGCGAGCTCATCCCCGCCATCGAGGTGGCGCTCGGCCGCTTCCACGAGCTCCAGTCGCTCGAGAACGAGAACCGCAGCCTCGAGGACCAGCTGGAGACGCGCCGCGTGGTCGATCGGGCCAAGGGCATGCTCATGGACATCCACGGCCTCCGGGAGGGCGACGCCTTCCGCTTCATCCAGCAGACGGCGATGCGGGAGCGCCAGACGATGAAGGCGGTGGCCCGCCGGGTGATCGACGGCGAGCTCACTCCGGAGTCGCCCGCCCGGTAGGAGTCGACCGCGGCCTCGGCCCGGCGCCTGTCCGCCCCGCTCGGCGGCTCAACCGTCGGCCGGTCAGCCGGTCAGCCGGCGACGACGAAGAGCTGGCTGGCCAGTGTGGGTCCGAGGGCGATCGTGCCGTCGCCCAGCTCCAGCGTGAGGGTGCCATCGGGTGCCTTGGCGCTCACCCTGGCGTCGGCCCCGGGGACGAAGCCGTGGACGCTCAGGTAGGTGAGGGCCTCGATGTCGATCTCCACCTGCTCCGTGACCCGGCGCAGCCGGACGCGGTCGCCGGGCTCCGACCGGGCCAGGGCCACGAGCTCGGTCTCGTAGTCCGGCGCCGCCGTGCCCGGGATCGGGTTGCCGTGCGGGCACGTGGTGGGGTTGTCGAGGAGCACGACCAGGCGTTCCTCCACCTCGTCGGAGATCACGTGCTCCCACCGGCATGCCTCGACGTGGGCCTTGTGCCACGGCAGCCCGATCACGTCGGTGAGCAGCCGCTCGGCCAGCCGGTGCTTGCGCACCACGCTCTCGGCCCGCATCCGGCCCTTGCCCGTCAACTCGACGGCTCGCCCCGTCACCTCGACGTACCCGTCGGACCGCAGGCGGCGGATCATCTCCGAGACGGACGGCGCGGAGTGCCCGAGTCTCTCGGCCAGGCGGGCCTGGATGACGACGGTGCCCTCCTCCTCCAGCTCGTGGATCGCCTCCAGGTACTCCTCGAGGGGAGGGTGGAACCCGTCGGACATGGTCCTCATGGTACCGAGCGGCGGCTCGAGGAAGGCAGCCGTGCCGCCCCACGCCTCGCCCGGACGGGTCCGTCGTACACTCCGGCCGATGACCAGGCCGGCCCGCACGGTCGTGGCTGCGTTGGCGCTGGCCGTATCCGCTGCCGGCACGGCGTGCTCGGGTG
Coding sequences within it:
- a CDS encoding response regulator codes for the protein MRVVIAEDEAVIRLDLKEILEEEGYEVVGETGRGDEAVELVRQHGPDLAILDIRMPGMDGLAAAREIAGERRAAVLILTAFSQRNLIEEARDAGALAYLVKPFQTSELIPAIEVALGRFHELQSLENENRSLEDQLETRRVVDRAKGMLMDIHGLREGDAFRFIQQTAMRERQTMKAVARRVIDGELTPESPAR
- a CDS encoding metal-dependent transcriptional regulator, which codes for MSDGFHPPLEEYLEAIHELEEEGTVVIQARLAERLGHSAPSVSEMIRRLRSDGYVEVTGRAVELTGKGRMRAESVVRKHRLAERLLTDVIGLPWHKAHVEACRWEHVISDEVEERLVVLLDNPTTCPHGNPIPGTAAPDYETELVALARSEPGDRVRLRRVTEQVEIDIEALTYLSVHGFVPGADARVSAKAPDGTLTLELGDGTIALGPTLASQLFVVAG